The Zootoca vivipara chromosome 16, rZooViv1.1, whole genome shotgun sequence genome has a segment encoding these proteins:
- the PLGRKT gene encoding plasminogen receptor (KT), giving the protein MGFMFSKSVNESLKSQQEFMLMNSRLQLERQLLMQNQMRERQMAMQVAWTREFLKYFGAFFGLSVVGLTAGAIKRKKPGLFIPIVPLSFILAYNYDMGYGSLLQRMKGEAENILDTENALVEMPKGPLTFDGLEKARRAQSLFFIEK; this is encoded by the exons ATGGGTTTCATGTTTTCGAAGTCTGTGAATGAAAGCCTGAAGAGTCAACAGGAGTTTATGCTCATGAACTCTCGACTTCAG CTTGAAAGGCAACTCCTGATGCAAAATCAGATGCGTGAGAGGCAAATGGCTATGCAGGTTGCTTGGACGCGGGAATTTCTCAAGTATTTTGGAGCATTTTTCGGACTTTCTGTCGTCGGTCTCACAGCTGG ggcaattaaaagaaaaaagcctggATTATTCATTCCAATTGTTCCTTTAAGTTTTATACTTGCCTACAATTATGATATGGGTTATGGATCACTTCTGCAAAGAATGAAAG GTGAAGCAGAGAATATACTTGACACAGAGAACGCGTTGGTGGAAATGCCAAAAGGACCCCTCACTTTCGATGGCCTTGAAAAAGCCAGAAGAGCACAGAGCTTGTTTTTCATTGAAAAATAG